Below is a genomic region from Deltaproteobacteria bacterium.
GGCACTGGTGCTTTCAGCGACTTTTTCGAAGCGTTCTTTGGCCGCGGTGGGGCGAGAAGTAACTTTTGGGGCAATAGCCAACCTCAGCACGGTCAAGATCACGAATTAGAGTGGCCGGTATCGGTCGAAGAGGTTTTCCAATCAGCTACTTGTAAAGTTGGCGTCAACTTTGGCGGTAAAACAAAATCCTACGACGTGAAAATCCCTCGAGGCACCATTGAAGGCTCTCGGGTACGTTTGCCCAAGCTGGGTACCAAAGGCCGAGGCGGTGGTCGTGACGGAGACTTGCTGCTCCACGTTAAGCTGATTCGCCATGCACGATTTGATGTAGATGGATTTGATATTCGTGTCGATTTACCCATCAGTCCTTGGGAAGCGGCCCTGGGCTCTAAGGTCACCTTCAAAACTGTCGACAGTGAAATCATTCTTACAGTTCCGCCAGGAGCGCAAAGTGGGCAGCAGCTGCGTCTTAAGGGTAAAGGTTTACCCACTACAGGCGATGCACACGGGAATAT
It encodes:
- a CDS encoding DnaJ domain-containing protein, translated to MEFRDYYDILGVARGATQDEIKKAFRQKSRLYHPDVSKEENAEDKFKQVGEAYEVLKDPETRNRYDMLGANYKHGQNVNPPPGWQGYDFGQGGGGFGGGAPGGAGTGAFSDFFEAFFGRGGARSNFWGNSQPQHGQDHELEWPVSVEEVFQSATCKVGVNFGGKTKSYDVKIPRGTIEGSRVRLPKLGTKGRGGGRDGDLLLHVKLIRHARFDVDGFDIRVDLPISPWEAALGSKVTFKTVDSEIILTVPPGAQSGQQLRLKGKGLPTTGDAHGNMLVTLKIVNPPSLTDEERAGFEKLRDASKFDPRSF